Proteins encoded by one window of Lathyrus oleraceus cultivar Zhongwan6 chromosome 1, CAAS_Psat_ZW6_1.0, whole genome shotgun sequence:
- the LOC127073266 gene encoding condensin-2 complex subunit H2, with protein sequence MTKDTSEPSGGAFHAVHAERDLQSNWEVDLAKKLEEYLIKICSGEITGEEDGNIHVNFAEAALLLQGSIQVYSRKVEYLYNLVLRALEFLSQKRQPDQVEGESVQPDDEAGPSASAAAVADEENDQFWGLDNIPVEEKNSLDSSTGKEVNLDLFIKPPANLVVLEGDCLDTGGDGGELESYLLSTTDLYQDFILLDTSDAVAVNEYIKVGKAGTAYNGTNRATSTRKGFLSPRRSGGSAHKSAAKSQRANTVLSPKNISFEDKEARVSPPASAGFGNTDFGPNMDDGFDAPRDADNSDEDDEDPWKPLNPHETGNLRVKPFRKVKTSRKTRINVKHRVSMSTLFPPAKLHGPISPELTEMWEMRQCAQQRQKDSQSTLPLYEKLRQSLTTDGNETGLPYLNTEDDIDDNENEFDNGFPDFDIPGNDFMDEDQHPFNKEHGVHANADEAVDPEFPDSQTSLEDLCRSHLNALLANIAESEKQTEMAARVSTWKQRIEQNLEEQDSHPPFEFRDYGERLLDKLSLEESSDNVLPFSDLVKGQEKYDISRSFSSLLQLVNNGEVELQRHDVPGESLCYTGVNPFHVKLLKHDKKKEVGKQFGISKKRVKSPTKNPPTKDERKKIIRREKSPISSSSRKHGRTELASPTNCKFSVNLGKVSAMKFSPESKRRRRSVEPVNLHSAG encoded by the exons ATGACTAAAGATACATCGGAACCGAGTGGAGGGGCATTCCACGCGGTTCATGCGGAGCGGGACTTACAATCCAATTGGGAAGTTGACCTAGCCAAGAAACTCGAGGAGTATCTGATAAAAATATGCTCCGGTGAAATCACTGGCGAAGAAGACGGAAACATTCATGTCAATTTTGCTGAAG CTGCTCTACTGCTTCAGGGTTCAATACAGGTGTATAGTCGAAAGGTTGAATATCTCTACAACTTGGTATTGCGTGCTTTGGAGTTCCTTTCTCAGAAAAG ACAGCCAGATCAGGTAGAAGGAGAATCCGTCCAACCTGATGATGAAGCTGGTCCCTCTGCTTCTGCTGCTGCTGTTGCTGATGAAGAAAATGATCAATTCTGGGGATTAGATAACATCCCAG TTGAAGAAAAGAATTCACTGGACAGTTCAACAGGTAAAGAAGTGAATTTGGATCTCTTCATTAAACCCCCTGCAAATCTAGTTGTTCTTGAAGGTGACTGCTTGGATACTGGTGGTGATGGAGGGGAATTGGAGTCTTATCTG CTGTCCACCACTGACTTGTACCAGGATTTTATTTTATTGGACACGTCTGATGCTGTTGCCGTTAATGAGTATATTAAGGTGGGAAAGGCTGGTACGGCATATAATGGTACTAATAGAGCTACCTCAACTCGTAAAGGCTTTCTTTCTCCTAGACGTTCTGGTGGAAGTGCTCATAAATCAGCTGCGAAGAGTCAGCGTGCTAATACCGTGTTATCTCCTAAAAATATTAGTTTTGAAGACAAAGAAGCTCGGGTCAGTCCTCCGGCCTCCGCCGGTTTTGGTAACACTGACTTTGGACCTAATATGGATGATGGGTTTGATGCACCAAGGGATGCAGACAATtctgatgaagatgatgaagatcCATGGAAGCCGTTGAATCCTCATGAAACAGGAAACTTGAGAGTAAAGCCCTTTCGAAAAG TGAAAACTTCAAGAAAAACTAGAATCAATGTGAAACATCGAGTATCTATGAGCACATTATTTCCACCTGCCAAATTGCATGGTCCTATCAGTCCAGAGCTCACGGAAATGTGGGAGATGAGACAATGTGCCCAACAGCGACAAAAGGATTCTCAATCTACTCTACCATTATATGAGAAG CTGAGACAATCTCTTACTACTGACGGAAATGAAACTGGTCTACCATATCTTAACACTGAAGATGACATTGATGATAACGAAAACGAATTTGATAACGGATTTCCCGATTTTGATATTCCTGGCAATGACTTCATGGATGAAGACCAACACCCTTTCAATAAAGAG CATGGAGTTCATGCCAATGCTGATGAAGCTGTAGATCCTGAATTTCCAGATTCTCAGACAAGTTTGGAAGATCTTTGCCGCTCTCATCTG AATGCTCTCCTAGCTAACATAGCTGAATCTGAGAAGCAAACAGAAATGGCTGCAAGAGTTTCAACATGGAAGCAAAGAATTGAGCAAAATTTAGAAGAACAG GATTCACACCCACCGTTTGAGTTCCGAGACTACGGTGAAAGACTTCTTGACAAACTATCCCTTGAAGAAAGTAGTGACAATGTCTTACCCTTTTCTGATTTGGTCAAGGGACAAGAAAAATATGACATCTCCCGAAGTTTCTCTTCACTCCTTCAATTG GTGAACAATGGAGAAGTCGAACTACAAAGACATGATGTTCCTGGGGAATCGCTTTGTTACACAGGTGTTAATCCTTTTCATGTTAAGCTCCTAAAGCATGACAAGAAAAAGGAGGTTGGGAAGCAGTTTGGTATATCCAAAAAGCGAGTAAAGTCTCCAACAAAAAATCCACCTACAAAAGATGAGAGGAAGAAAATAATTAGAAGAGAAAAGTCTCCAATCAGTTCATCTTCGAGGAAACATGGACGAACAGAGTTAGCATCACCTACAAATTGTAAGTTTTCTGTAAACCTTGGAAAAGTGAGTGCTATGAAATTCTCACCTGAATCCAAGAGACGGCGTAGATCTGTTGAGCCAGTTAACCTACATTCAGCAGGGTGA